The segment CGTTCTCCCAAACACTGCCGATCTACATACGCAGCTAACTAAAAATATTACTCTAAATATTCCAATGATTTCTGCGTCTATGGACACAGTGACAGAGGCTCGTTTAGCTATCGCTCTTGCACAAGAAGGCGGTATTGGCTTTATTCATAAGAATATGTCAATCGAGCAGCAAGCAGCTGAAGTTCGTAAAGTTAAGAAATTCGAAGCTGGTGTTGTTGTTGACCCTGTCACAGTAAACCCAGAAGCGACGATTGCAGATGTTATTGAACTGACAGAAAAGCACGGCTTCGCTGGCTTCCCAGTGGTAACGGATAACAACGAACTTGTTGGTATCATTACTGGCCGTGATGTTCGTTTTGTTACTGATTTAACAAAAGAAGTTGGTTCTGTAATGACACCTAAAGAGCGTCTTGCAGCAGTGAAAGAAGGCGCAACCCGCGCTGAAGTTCAAGAAAAAATGCACGAAGCTCGTGTTGAGAAAGTACTGGTTGTGAACGATGAGTTCCAGCTAACCGGTATGATCACCGCAAAAGATTTCCATAAAGCAGAACGTAAACCAAACGCATGTAAAGATGCTCGTGGTCGCCTACGTGTAGGTGCTGCAGTTGGTGCTGGCGCTGGTAACGAAGAGCGCGTAGCAGCTCTTGTTGAAGCGGGTGTTGACGTTCTACTTATCGACTCTTCACACGGCCACTCTGAAGGTGTTCTAAACCGCATTCGTGAAACTCGCGCAGCTTACCCAGATTTAGACATCATTGGTGGTAACGTAGCGACTGGTGCTGGAGCTAAAGCACTTATCGATGCTGGTGTTAGTGCTGTGAAAGTGGGTATCGGCCCCGGTTCTATCTGTACTACTCGTATCGTAACGGGCGTAGGTGTTCCTCAAATTACAGCAATTTCAGATGCTGCTGCAGTAGCAAATGAATACGGCATTCCAGTTATTGCTGATGGTGGTATCCGTTTCTCTGGTGACATCTGTAAAGCAATCGCGGCTGGCGCATCTTGTGTAATGGTTGGTTCAATGTTCGCTGGTACTGAAGAAGCACCGGGTGAAATCATTCTATACAATGGTCGTTCTTACAAGTCATACCGCGGTATGGGTTCTTTGGGCGCTATGTCTCAAGGTTCTTCAGATCGTTACTTCCAGTCTGATAACGCTGCTGACAAGCTCGTTCCTGAAGGTATCGAAGGCCGTATCGCATACAAAGGTCGTCTGAAAGAGATCGTTCATCAACAGATGGGTGGTTTACGTTCAAGCATGGGTCTAACTGGTTCAGCTACTATTGAAGACATGCGTACTAAAGCAGAATTCGTACGAATTTCTGGTGCTGGTATGGCAGAGTCTCATGTACACGACGTTCAAATCACTAAAGAAGCACCAAACTATCGTATGGGTTAAGAGCCGCGTCTAGATTAATAGACGGTTTAGCTCAATAAACGTTTGATCGTAACGGCGAGTTTCTTAGCGGAATATGTACCTTACGTAAACGTTTGCTTTTTTACTTGATGACTTATAGAGAGGCGAGTAGACTCGCCTCCGATTCTCCATTTAGCTGATAAGATTGCTCAATATGACAAAGAACATTCATGATCAACGAATTCTGATCCTAGACTTCGGTTCTCAATACACTCAACTTGTCGCGCGTCGCGTACGTGAAATCGGTGTTTACTGTGAACTGTGGAGCTGGGACGTAGAAGAAGCGGACATTCGCGAATTCAACCCTGATGGCATTATCCTTTCTGGTGGTCCAGAAAGTGTAACTGAACAAAACTCTCCTCGCGCACCTCAATATGTATTTGATTCTGGCGTTCCAGTTCTGGGTGTATGTTACGGCATGCAAACCATGGCAGAACAGCTAGGCGGTCGCGTAGCAAGTTCAGAAGAACGTGAGTTCGGTTACGCACAAGTTAAAGTGTCTGGTGAATCAGCACTATTCAAAGATCTTGCTGAAATCCAAGATGTTTGGATGAGCCACGGTGACAAAGTTGTTGAAATTCCAGCTGACTTCGTAAAAGTAGGTGAAACAGACACTTGTCCTTACGCGGCAATGGCTAATGAAGAGAAGAAATACTACGGTGTTCAGTTCCACCCAGAAGTAACGCACACAAAACAAGGTCTGCAAATGCTAGAGAACTTTGTTCTTGGCGTATGTGCCTGTGAGCGTTTATGGACGTCTGAATCAATCATTGAAGACGCAGTAGCACGTATCAAAGAGCAAGTGGGTGACGATGAAGTTATCCTTGGCTTGTCTGGTGGTGTGGATTCTTCTGTGGTTGCAATGCTTGTTCACCGTGCAATCGGCGACAAATTGACTTGTGTATTCGTAGACAACGGCTTACTTCGTCTTAATGAAGGTGAGCAAGTGATGGAAATGTTTGGCGATAAATTCGGCCTGAACATCATCAAAGTGGATGCGGAAGAGCGTTTCTTGAATGCTCTGGAAGGTAAGTCTGATCCAGAAGAGAAACGTAAGACAATTGGTCACGTGTTTGTTGACGTATTCGATGAAGAGTCGAAGAAGTTGAAAAATGCAAAATGGTTGGCTCAAGGCACTATCTACCCAGATGTGATTGAATCAGCAGCATCTAAGACAGGTAAAGCTCACGTAATCAAATCTCACCATAACGTTGGCGGTTTGCCAGACGATATGGAAATGGGCTTGGTTGAGCCACTACGTGAACTGTTCAAAGATGAAGTACGTAAGATCGGTCTGGAACTTGGTCTTCCATACAACATGCTTTTCCGTCATCCATTCCCTGGTCCTGGTCTAGGTGTTCGCGTTCTTGGTGAAATCAAGAAAGAATACTGTGACTTACTTCGTCGTGCGGATGCTATCTTCATTGAAGAACTACATGCAGCGGATCTATACAACAAAGTGTCTCAAGCATTTACGGTATTCCTACCAGTACGCTCAGTAGGCGTAATGGGTGATGGTCGTAAATATGACTGGGTTGTATCGCTACGTGCAGTAGAAACTATCGACTTCATGACTGCGCATTGGGCTCACCTACCTTATGATTTCCTAGGTAAAGTGTCTAACCGCATCATCAACGAAGTGAATGGCATTTCACGCGTGGTTTACGACATTTCTGGTAAACCGCCTGCGACAATCGAGTGGGAATAATATTCGATTAGCTCTACTGCTAAGCCCCAGATAACCTCTGGGGCTTTCTTTTTTCAGTTAGAAAATATGTCCGAGCTATTGTAAAGCTCAAACATTAAGCAATTGTCCTACTGTGGGCATTTTGCTTGTGTTTTAATTCTATGTTTTTTATAGGGTTATTTTATTTCTGTACAGTGAAGTTAGCTTTTGGTTTCTTGCAACTCAATAACTATAAAAATGAAATCTAAGTTTTTGCAAATGAAGTCTTTATTTTATCTAGCTGTCCATTAAAATCCGCGCGTAAATTTTATCCACTTTTTTTAAGGTACATGAGTAATGTCTACTAAATTAGCTAACCCAGCACCACTTGGTCTAATGGGTTTCGGTATGACTACAATTCTGCTTAACATCCATAACGCAGGCTTCTTCCCACTAGATTCTATGATTCTTGCTATGGGTATTTTCTACGGCGGTTTAGGTCAAGTTATTGTAGGCATTATGTGCTACAACCGTGGTGATACTTTCGGTACAACAGCCTTCACTTCTTACGGTCTATTCTGGTTAACTCTTGTTGGCTTAATCGTTATGCCAAAAATGGGTCTGCCTGCTAGCCCTGAGCACTTCATGGGTTGGTACCTAGGTCTTTGGGGTATTTTCACTGGTTTCATGTTCATTGGTTCTCGCTGCTACCCAGTTGCAAAACAAGTAGTATTCGGTTCACTGACTATCCTATTTGCTCTACTAGCACTACGTGATTTCACTGGTAGCGAGCTAATCGGCACTATCGCTGGTTTCGAAGGTATCTTCTGTGGCGCAAGCGCTATCTACTTCGCAATGGCTCAAGTTCTTAATGCTGAATACGGTCGTGAAGTGCTACCAGTTGGTAAACCAGCTTTCGTTAAAGAAGAAGTTAAAGTTGAACTGAAAGAAGTTGCAGCTTAATTAACTTTTGATTTATAGAAAGGTCGACCTATGGTCGGCCTTTTTTTGTGTGTAAATTCTAATCCACAGTAAATGTCTGGTTGTTTTATATTCAAAGAGTGGAGTAACGTATTCCTGATACTAGCGCTATGGGCCTAGCTATCCCTTATCCCATATTGTCATTTCAACGGGAGTGGCAAGTCAGTTGGTAAGGCTTATAAATATAAAATTAAACAGGAATGTATATGTTAAGGATTATCACGCAACTATTCCCTCTATGGGCAATATTGTTCTCTCTTTGTGCTTATTTTGTACCTAGCTTATTCGTTGAGCACAAAGGCCAAATTGTTCCACTTCTAACAATCATTATGCTGGCTATGGGGTTAACCCTAAAACCTAAAGACTTTCTCAATGTTATCCATAATAA is part of the Vibrio diazotrophicus genome and harbors:
- the guaB gene encoding IMP dehydrogenase: MLRIAKEALTFDDVLLVPAHSTVLPNTADLHTQLTKNITLNIPMISASMDTVTEARLAIALAQEGGIGFIHKNMSIEQQAAEVRKVKKFEAGVVVDPVTVNPEATIADVIELTEKHGFAGFPVVTDNNELVGIITGRDVRFVTDLTKEVGSVMTPKERLAAVKEGATRAEVQEKMHEARVEKVLVVNDEFQLTGMITAKDFHKAERKPNACKDARGRLRVGAAVGAGAGNEERVAALVEAGVDVLLIDSSHGHSEGVLNRIRETRAAYPDLDIIGGNVATGAGAKALIDAGVSAVKVGIGPGSICTTRIVTGVGVPQITAISDAAAVANEYGIPVIADGGIRFSGDICKAIAAGASCVMVGSMFAGTEEAPGEIILYNGRSYKSYRGMGSLGAMSQGSSDRYFQSDNAADKLVPEGIEGRIAYKGRLKEIVHQQMGGLRSSMGLTGSATIEDMRTKAEFVRISGAGMAESHVHDVQITKEAPNYRMG
- a CDS encoding acetate uptake transporter: MSTKLANPAPLGLMGFGMTTILLNIHNAGFFPLDSMILAMGIFYGGLGQVIVGIMCYNRGDTFGTTAFTSYGLFWLTLVGLIVMPKMGLPASPEHFMGWYLGLWGIFTGFMFIGSRCYPVAKQVVFGSLTILFALLALRDFTGSELIGTIAGFEGIFCGASAIYFAMAQVLNAEYGREVLPVGKPAFVKEEVKVELKEVAA
- the guaA gene encoding glutamine-hydrolyzing GMP synthase, whose translation is MTKNIHDQRILILDFGSQYTQLVARRVREIGVYCELWSWDVEEADIREFNPDGIILSGGPESVTEQNSPRAPQYVFDSGVPVLGVCYGMQTMAEQLGGRVASSEEREFGYAQVKVSGESALFKDLAEIQDVWMSHGDKVVEIPADFVKVGETDTCPYAAMANEEKKYYGVQFHPEVTHTKQGLQMLENFVLGVCACERLWTSESIIEDAVARIKEQVGDDEVILGLSGGVDSSVVAMLVHRAIGDKLTCVFVDNGLLRLNEGEQVMEMFGDKFGLNIIKVDAEERFLNALEGKSDPEEKRKTIGHVFVDVFDEESKKLKNAKWLAQGTIYPDVIESAASKTGKAHVIKSHHNVGGLPDDMEMGLVEPLRELFKDEVRKIGLELGLPYNMLFRHPFPGPGLGVRVLGEIKKEYCDLLRRADAIFIEELHAADLYNKVSQAFTVFLPVRSVGVMGDGRKYDWVVSLRAVETIDFMTAHWAHLPYDFLGKVSNRIINEVNGISRVVYDISGKPPATIEWE